From the genome of Methanothermobacter sp., one region includes:
- a CDS encoding DUF192 domain-containing protein: MKVFNKTRNECLGNVKIANTFISRFKGLMFKKNIKKGLLLEMPEGRGRGGSSIHMFFMRIPLDVIFLDSEKRVVDLATLKPWQIYIPKKPARYIIEFPKGIIEDSGTSIGDTIEFL; this comes from the coding sequence ATGAAAGTCTTCAACAAGACCAGAAACGAATGCCTGGGTAATGTGAAAATTGCGAATACATTCATTTCAAGATTCAAAGGTCTAATGTTCAAAAAAAATATAAAAAAGGGTTTATTGCTAGAAATGCCAGAGGGGAGGGGGCGTGGGGGTTCGAGTATTCACATGTTCTTTATGAGAATACCATTAGATGTCATATTCCTAGATTCAGAGAAAAGGGTTGTGGACTTGGCCACCCTAAAACCATGGCAGATATACATACCCAAGAAACCAGCTAGGTATATAATAGAATTTCCAAAAGGGATTATAGAAGATTCCGGGACAAGTATAGGGGATACTATCGAATTTCTATAA
- a CDS encoding dihydromethanopterin reductase (acceptor), translating into MRIAWAFTGAGHLLLESVEELEKLAREHKVTIMVSRAAEEVLKMYGLFERVKKLEGGYYRELVLERDEGFSFPITGRLSLGRYDLLIVSPATANTVAKIVHGIADTLVTNAVAQAGKGKVKTIILPVDLEEGEVETVIPSKLELSICKRCETCNAAAACPQDAIIPGVEIQLLKCIGCGNCQKACPYGAVSGGSIITLHMRSIDVNNTRRLEKIDGIQVIREPKEFWDHL; encoded by the coding sequence ATGAGAATAGCGTGGGCATTCACAGGAGCTGGACACCTACTCCTTGAAAGCGTTGAAGAACTCGAAAAACTTGCAAGGGAGCATAAAGTCACAATAATGGTTTCAAGGGCTGCTGAAGAAGTACTAAAAATGTATGGCCTTTTCGAACGTGTTAAAAAATTAGAAGGAGGATACTATAGAGAACTAGTATTAGAAAGGGATGAAGGTTTCAGTTTCCCGATAACTGGAAGATTATCTCTTGGCCGTTATGATCTACTTATAGTATCGCCTGCAACTGCAAATACAGTGGCCAAGATAGTTCATGGGATAGCAGACACCCTCGTCACGAATGCGGTTGCACAAGCCGGTAAAGGCAAAGTCAAGACAATAATACTCCCAGTGGATTTAGAAGAAGGTGAAGTCGAGACTGTGATACCCTCCAAGTTAGAGTTGAGTATTTGCAAGAGGTGTGAAACATGTAATGCCGCTGCAGCTTGCCCGCAAGATGCGATAATACCTGGGGTGGAAATACAACTTCTGAAATGCATAGGTTGTGGTAATTGTCAAAAGGCTTGTCCATATGGGGCTGTATCCGGTGGGAGCATCATAACCCTTCATATGAGGAGTATAGACGTGAATAATACCAGGCGCCTTGAAAAGATAGATGGCATCCAAGTCATCAGAGAACCAAAAGAGTTTTGGGATCATTTATAG
- the glyA gene encoding serine hydroxymethyltransferase, whose protein sequence is MVSNRIYAEKIRNFMKDHNEWMENSINLIASENITSSRVKEALTSDLSHRYAEGLPGKRFYEGCYYIDKIEELAIDLCKKLFNAEHANVQPTSGVVANLASFFALTNVGDTIMALEIPYGGHLSHASVSAAGVRGLKIQAHPFDVDRMNIDPENMKKKIIELKPKLILLGGSLFLFPHPVEEAREAADEVGASIMYDGAHVLGLIAGKCFQDPLKEGADVLVGSTHKTFPGPQGGIILCGQELAEKIDEAVFPGLVSNHHLHHVAGLGITAAEMLEFGEAYARDTIRNAKKLAENLYELGFNVLCEDLGFTESHQLVMDVSNIGRAVEIAKRLEDNNIILNKNLLPWDDVNRSNDPSGIRIGTQEVTRRGMKESEMGEIAEYIKRAVIDKKDVKEEVSEFMSEYTRVHYAFEESEAYKYLDII, encoded by the coding sequence ATGGTAAGTAATCGGATTTACGCTGAAAAGATCAGGAATTTCATGAAAGACCATAATGAATGGATGGAAAATAGCATCAATTTAATTGCTAGTGAAAATATTACAAGTTCGCGGGTTAAAGAGGCCTTAACTTCTGACCTCTCCCATAGATATGCGGAAGGTCTACCAGGTAAACGATTCTATGAGGGTTGCTATTATATAGACAAAATCGAAGAATTGGCAATAGATTTATGTAAAAAACTTTTCAATGCAGAGCATGCAAATGTACAACCCACATCTGGTGTTGTGGCGAACCTCGCATCATTCTTTGCACTTACAAATGTAGGGGACACCATAATGGCATTGGAAATCCCCTATGGGGGCCATTTATCCCATGCAAGTGTGAGTGCGGCTGGTGTGAGGGGATTAAAGATCCAAGCCCACCCATTTGATGTGGATAGGATGAACATCGACCCCGAGAATATGAAAAAGAAGATAATAGAATTAAAACCCAAACTGATACTTTTAGGTGGGAGTCTTTTCTTGTTCCCACATCCTGTGGAAGAAGCAAGGGAAGCTGCCGATGAAGTGGGCGCCAGCATAATGTATGATGGAGCCCACGTACTAGGTTTGATCGCTGGTAAATGTTTCCAAGACCCTTTAAAGGAGGGAGCTGATGTTCTAGTAGGCAGCACCCATAAAACATTCCCAGGACCGCAAGGTGGCATAATTCTATGTGGTCAAGAACTGGCAGAGAAAATAGATGAGGCCGTATTCCCTGGGCTGGTCAGTAACCATCACTTGCATCATGTGGCGGGTCTTGGGATCACTGCAGCTGAAATGTTAGAGTTTGGGGAGGCCTATGCAAGGGACACCATAAGGAATGCTAAGAAACTCGCCGAAAACCTCTATGAATTAGGTTTTAATGTTTTATGTGAAGATCTTGGATTTACGGAATCCCATCAGCTTGTAATGGATGTTTCAAATATTGGTAGGGCTGTGGAGATTGCTAAAAGACTTGAAGATAACAATATTATATTAAACAAGAATTTACTCCCATGGGATGATGTTAACAGGTCAAATGATCCCTCGGGTATACGTATAGGCACCCAGGAGGTTACTAGGCGTGGCATGAAAGAGTCAGAAATGGGTGAAATAGCAGAATATATAAAAAGGGCGGTTATAGATAAAAAGGATGTGAAAGAGGAAGTTTCAGAGTTCATGTCCGAGTATACGAGAGTTCATTATGCATTCGAAGAATCAGAAGCCTATAAGTATCTAGACATCATCTGA